A stretch of Arthrobacter sunyaminii DNA encodes these proteins:
- the epsC gene encoding serine O-acetyltransferase EpsC, with protein sequence MSFLARLREDLDAAASHDPAARGSMENLVVYSGLHAIWMHRLTHRMWARPGLRFPARVLSQLTRFATGIEIHPGATIGRRFFIDHGMGVVIGETAEIGDDVMLYHGVTLGGRSLARIKRHPTICDGVTVGAGAKILGPVTIGKNSAVGANAVVVKDAPADSIITGIPARWRHRQVKETQAAVDPAEYIDPAIYI encoded by the coding sequence GTGAGCTTCCTAGCACGCCTGCGTGAAGACCTCGACGCCGCTGCGTCCCATGACCCGGCCGCGCGCGGTTCCATGGAGAACCTCGTGGTCTACTCCGGGCTGCACGCCATCTGGATGCACCGGCTGACCCATCGGATGTGGGCGCGGCCCGGACTGCGCTTCCCTGCCCGGGTGCTCTCGCAGCTGACCCGCTTCGCCACCGGGATCGAAATCCATCCCGGGGCAACGATTGGGCGCAGGTTCTTCATTGACCACGGCATGGGCGTGGTCATTGGCGAGACTGCGGAGATCGGTGACGACGTCATGCTTTACCACGGGGTCACCTTGGGCGGGCGGTCCCTGGCCCGGATCAAGCGCCACCCCACCATCTGCGACGGCGTCACGGTGGGGGCTGGCGCCAAAATCCTGGGTCCGGTGACCATTGGCAAGAACAGCGCCGTGGGCGCCAATGCCGTGGTGGTTAAGGATGCGCCGGCCGATTCCATTATCACCGGCATTCCGGCCCGATGGCGGCACCGTCAGGTCAAGGAAACGCAGGCAGCTGTGGATCCGGCCGAATATATCGATCCGGCGATTTATATCTGA
- the gndA gene encoding NADP-dependent phosphogluconate dehydrogenase, whose protein sequence is MSAQIGVTGLAVMGANLARNLARNGYTVALHNRSIEKTDALLSAHGDEGDFIRTESLQELVDSLEKPRRVLIMVKAGAPVDSVIDQLVPLLEAGDIVIDAGNSHYEDTRRREAALAEKDLHFVGVGVSGGEEGALLGPSIMPGGSRESYDSLGPMLEKIAAKYDGEPCCSWIGTDGAGHFVKMVHNGIEYADMQVIGEAYDLLRSAGGIEPAEQAEIFTEWNTGQLSSFLIEITAEVLAHTDAKTGKPFVDVVVDSAGQKGTGRWTVVSGLDLGSPVSAIAESVFARALSSQRGQRAEAQEILAGGEATVELPETFVDDVRQALYASKLVSYAQGIDMLNSAAKEYGWDLKLDQIASLWRAGCIIRAELLDDIMKAYEGDNAPANLLLAPAFAESIAAALPAWRRVVSVAVQLGIPVPVFSSSLAYYDGLRRKRLPAALTQGLRDLFGAHTYNRVDSEGTFHTMWSGDHSEVEAVDTH, encoded by the coding sequence TTGAGCGCACAAATTGGTGTCACCGGCCTGGCCGTCATGGGTGCAAACCTGGCGCGGAACCTCGCCCGGAACGGCTACACCGTAGCCCTGCACAACCGGTCGATCGAGAAAACGGACGCCCTGCTGTCTGCCCACGGCGATGAAGGCGACTTCATCCGAACCGAGTCCCTTCAGGAACTCGTCGATTCCCTGGAGAAGCCCCGCCGCGTCCTGATCATGGTGAAGGCCGGTGCTCCGGTGGACTCCGTGATCGACCAGCTGGTGCCGCTGCTGGAAGCCGGCGACATTGTGATTGACGCGGGCAACTCACACTACGAGGACACCCGGCGCCGCGAGGCCGCCCTGGCGGAGAAGGATCTTCACTTTGTGGGTGTCGGCGTCTCCGGCGGTGAAGAGGGCGCGCTGCTCGGCCCGTCCATCATGCCCGGCGGTTCGCGCGAGTCCTACGACTCCCTGGGCCCCATGCTCGAGAAAATCGCGGCGAAGTACGACGGCGAGCCCTGCTGCAGCTGGATCGGCACCGACGGCGCGGGTCACTTCGTAAAGATGGTGCACAACGGCATCGAGTACGCAGACATGCAGGTCATCGGTGAGGCCTACGACCTGCTGCGCTCTGCCGGGGGTATTGAACCGGCTGAACAGGCCGAAATCTTCACGGAATGGAACACCGGACAGCTCAGTTCCTTCCTGATTGAAATCACGGCCGAAGTCCTGGCCCACACGGATGCAAAGACCGGCAAGCCGTTTGTCGACGTCGTCGTGGATTCCGCCGGACAGAAGGGCACCGGACGCTGGACGGTGGTGTCCGGTCTGGACCTGGGCTCGCCTGTTTCCGCTATTGCCGAGTCCGTTTTCGCCCGGGCCCTGTCCTCCCAGCGGGGCCAGCGCGCAGAAGCACAGGAGATCCTTGCCGGCGGCGAAGCGACCGTCGAGCTGCCCGAAACCTTCGTTGATGACGTCCGCCAGGCGCTCTACGCCTCCAAGCTCGTCAGCTACGCCCAGGGCATCGACATGCTCAACAGCGCCGCCAAGGAATACGGCTGGGACCTGAAGCTGGACCAGATCGCCTCGCTGTGGCGCGCCGGCTGCATCATCCGGGCGGAACTGCTTGATGACATCATGAAGGCCTATGAGGGAGACAATGCTCCGGCCAACCTGCTGCTGGCTCCGGCCTTCGCGGAGTCCATTGCCGCGGCTCTGCCGGCTTGGCGCCGCGTAGTGTCCGTTGCCGTCCAGCTGGGCATTCCCGTGCCCGTCTTCAGCTCTTCCCTGGCCTACTACGATGGACTGCGCCGCAAGCGCCTGCCTGCCGCACTCACCCAGGGCCTGCGTGACCTCTTCGGGGCGCATACCTACAACCGGGTCGATTCCGAGGGTACATTCCACACAATGTGGAGCGGGGACCACTCCGAGGTGGAAGCAGTGGACACCCACTAG